From Argopecten irradians isolate NY chromosome 12, Ai_NY, whole genome shotgun sequence, one genomic window encodes:
- the LOC138336786 gene encoding DNA excision repair protein ERCC-1-like — protein sequence MAAERKKFKIPSATEMEQLSATSIKPQDTLTAFKRQQVEDESRKVTDNKKTVPDSNQIKIASFLASSKPSSSKSSSAASKSDQTDSSAADKNFPPLSSSTTVSVSETKDEVLKKSSDKTLAPVTVSKGSTSNALIVNPRQRGNPILKSVRNVAWEYGDIVPDYVMGLSTCALYLSLRYHQLNPNYIHDRLKQLGRAYDLRVMLVQVDIKEPHHLLKELAKICILADCTLMLAFTHEEAGRYLETYKVYEFKPPDAIMEKTDHDFVSKFTDCLTSVKSVNKTDAVTLMSTFKSLKGVMEASKEDLSLCPGFGPQKAKRVFDIFQEPFMKAKKQKPKTTDH from the coding sequence ATGGCTGCCGAGagaaagaagttcaaaatccCATCTGCAACAGAGATGGAACAGTTGTCGGCAACTTCAATAAAACCACAAGACACCCTTACTGCTTTCAAGAGACAACAAGTTGAAGATGAGTCCCGTAAAGTGACAGATAATAAGAAAACAGTACCCGACTCCAATCAAATTAAGATTGCTTCCTTTCTGGCGTCTTCTAAACCATCCTCATCAAAGTCTAGTTCTGCTGCAAGTAAATCTGATCAGACTGACTCATCTGCTGCTGATAAGAACTTTCCGCCATTATCCTCATCAACAACAGTTTCTGTATCTGAAACAAAAGATGAAGTGCTGAAAAAGTCCAGTGATAAAACTCTGGCTCCAGTTACGGTTAGTAAGGGAAGCACAAGTAATGCCCTCATTGTCAATCCAAGGCAGAGAGGCAATCCCATTCTCAAGTCAGTACGTAATGTAGCTTGGGAGTACGGCGATATTGTGCCAGATTATGTAATGGGCTTGAGTACATGTGCTTTGTATCTGAGTTTAAGGTACCATCAACTTAATCCAAATTACATCCATGACCGACTCAAGCAGTTAGGTCGTGCCTATGATCTTCGTGTCATGTTAGTTCAAGTAGACATCAAAGAACCTCATCACCTTCTGAAAGAACTCGCCAAGATCTGCATCTTAGCTGACTGTACACTTATGTTGGCATTTACACATGAAGAAGCTGGACGTTATCTCGAGACCTACAAAGTTTACGAGTTCAAACCACCTGATGCCATCATGGAAAAAACAGATCATGACTTTGTTTCAAAATTTACGGATTGTTTAACAAGTGTTAAGTCTGTTAATAAAACAGATGCTGTGACATTGATGTCAACCTTTAAGTCCCTAAAAGGGGTAATGGAAGCTTCCAAGGAAGACTTGTCTCTTTGTCCAGGGTTCGGCCCTCAGAAAGCAAAGCGGGTATTTGACATATTCCAAGAGCCCTTCATGAAAGCCAAGAAACAAAAACCCAAAACAACTGATCATTAA